The genomic segment TATCCACACCGGCGCGCGCCTCATCATCGACAGAGACGTGGGCTACGGGCGCGCGGTGTTCACCGCCTTCGTCGGTGCCCTCGTCTGGGCCGTCGTCGCGTTCTTCCTCGGGTGGATTCCGCTCCTCGGCCCGATACTCGCGCTCGCCGCGTGGATAGGGGTCATCAACTGGCAGTACCCCGGCGGCTGGCTGGCGGCGGCGACCATCGGCGGCGTCGCGTGGCTGGTGGCCGCCCTCGTCCTCTACGCCCTCGCGGCGCTGGGACTGTTCAGGTTCGCGGCGTTCGGCATCCCCGGCGTCTGACGCGGCACCGCCGCCGGGGCGGACGGCCCGTCGCGCCGACCGAGACGGCCGTGCGCTTTATTCGCGCACCGTCCTCAGCACCGGACATGGTCAGCAAGACGCTCAACGCGGAGAAACTCACGCGCGAAGAGGCCGCCAGCCGCCTGCGAGCGCTCGCGGACGCCATCGAGAGCGGCGGCGACGCGGACGTCAGCGTCGGCAACAAGCGGATACGGCTCAGCCCGCGGTCGTCGCTCGCCTACGAAATCGGCGTGCGCGAACGGTCGTCCATCCTCCGCGGGAGCAGAGAGAGCATCACCGTCACGATGGACTGGAAGGCCGCGTCCGGGCGACGGAGCGAGTAACCGTCCGGTCCGGCGTGACGGCGACGGGCGGCCCCCTCACGCCACGTTCTGTTCGACCAGTCCCTCGTCGTCGGCCTCGAACCGGTCCAGCGACAGCGCAGAGACGTCGACGTGCGAGGCCGCGCCGTCGAGACACAACTCGGCGACGCACCGGCCCGTCGCGGGGGCGTGCTGGAAGCCGTGGCCGGAGAACCCCGCGGCGACGACGAACCCCGGCGCCACCTCGTCCACGACGGCGTGGTGGTCGGGCGTGACGGCGTACAGGCCGGCCCACCCGTTCCGGACGCGCGTCTCGGGACCGAAGTAGCGCGCCACGTCCGCCGCGCGTTCGACCGCCTCGGCCGTCCACGCCAAATCGGGCGACTCCGAGAAGTCGTCGGGGTCCACGTCCGGGTCCTCGTCGGCGAAGTGGCCGCCGACGAGGGCCGTCCCCTCGCGTTCGGGGCGGAAGTATGCCCCCCTGTCGAGGTCGATGGTGAGCGGGACGGACTCGGGGAGGAGGCGTTCGGGTTCGACGACGGCGGCCTGTCGGCGGCGCGGCGCGACGGGGAGCGCCACGTCGGCGAGGCGGCCGACGCGTCTGGCCCACGCGCCGGCGGCGTTGACGACGGCGTCGGCCGCGAACGTCTCCGCGGGCGTCTCGACGCGCCAGCCGTCGCCCTCGCGGTCCAGGCCCGTGACCGGCGTCTTCGTCCGCACGTCCACGCCCGCCTCGTCGACGGCCCGCGAGTAGCCCTGCACCGCCGAGTGCGGGTCGGCGACGCCGTCGTCCGGGCAGTACGTCGCCGCGACGAACTCGTCGGCGCGGAGTTCCGGACAGACTTCGGTCGCCTCCGCGGGCGAGAGCAGTCGGCTGGGGACGCCGCGAGCCGTCTGCATCTCGACGTTCGACTCGAAGTCGGCGGCCGTCGACGCCTCGCGCGCGAGGAACAGGTAGCCGTTCCGCCGGTAGTCGATGTCGACGCCGAACCGCTCCTCGAACGACTCCCAGACGGGGACGCTGGCGACGGAGAGGTCGACGTTCACGGGCGTGGAAAACTGCATCCGAATCCCGCCGGCGGCCCGGCCGGTGCTGCCCCCGCCGAGTGTGCCGGCCTCGCAGAGCGTCACGTCCGCGCCGCGTTCGGCGAGTGCGTGGGCGGACGACAGTCCGACGACGCCCCCGCCGACGATGACGACGTGCATGGTCCCGCTTCGATTGCGGTGGGTATGAATGTCACCCACGGTAGCTGGCGACGAGCGAGCCCCTCGCCGCGCAGGCGGAAGAACGATTCGCCTCCGCGTCGAACGGGGAGACATGACCGACGTACGCGTCCTCTCGGACGAACGGGTCGCCTCGTTGCTCTCCCTGCCGGACCTCCTGCCCGAGATAGAGCGGGCGTTCGTGAAACAGGGCCGCGGCGAGGTCGAACGGCCGCCGCGGCCGCACTACTCAGTCGGGGCGGAGACGCCCGGCACCGCGCTGACGATGCCCGCCTACGTCCACGGCGACCCGACGTACGCGACGAAACTCGCCGCCGTCCACGAGTCGAACGCCGAGAAGGGACTGCCGACCGTGAACGCGCAGATTGCCGTCACGGACGCCGAGACGGGACTCCCCCTCGCCTACCTCGCCGGCACTCGCGTGACGAACGCGCGGACGGGGTGTATCGGCGGTCTGGCGGCGCGGGAACTCGCCGACGCCCCCGTCCGACTGGGCGTGTTCGGCGCGGGCGCGCAGGCGCGGTGGCAGACGCGCGCCGTCGCGGCGGCGACGGACCTCGAACGGGTGCGAATCTACTCCCCGTCGGACTCCCGCGAGGCGTGCGCCGCGGACCTGCGCGCGCGACTGCCGGACGTGGACGTGTCGGCCGTCGACTCGCCGGACGAGGTGCTGGCGGGGTCGAACGTCGTCGTGACGGCGACGACCAGCACCGAACCGGTGTTCGACGGCGACCGACTGGAGACGGGGACGCTCGTCGTCGCCGTCGGCGCGTTCACCCCGGAGATGCGCGAACTCGACGGGGTGACCGTCCGCCGCGCGAGTCGCCTGTTCGCCGACGTGCCCGAGGAGGCCGTCGAGACGGGCGACTTCGCCGAGGCGGGCGTGGAGGCGACGGACCTGACGCCGTTCTCGGACGTGTTCGAGGCGGGGACGGGCCGCGAGAACGACGGCGAGATAGTCGTCGTCGAGAGCGTCGGGTCGGCGGTGCTGGACGCGGTGACGGCCGGCCACCTGTACGAGGCGGCCGAAGAAGCGGACGCGGGAACGGTCGTCGAACTGTAACCCGAGTCAGTCGTCGCCGGGGGCGACGCCGCGGCGGCCCGACTCGGTGGAGATGTCGAGTTCGTCCAGCAGTTCCTCCATCTCCGCGCGCTTCTCCTGGTGGTCTGCGAGGAACTCCCGCATCAGTTCGGCGGCCTGCTCCTTGCACCCGCCACAGAGGCGTTCGCCGCCGACGCACTCGTCGTACACCTCCTTGGCGAACTCGTCGTCGTCGCCGGCCAGCAGGTAGGCGTACAGTTCGTAGACGGGGCACTTGTCCGCCTCGCCGCCGAGTTCGCGCTGTTTCTCGGCCGTCTCGCGCCCGCCCGTCGTCGCGGACTTCACCTTGTCGTAGCCCTCCTCGGGGTCGTCCAACAGGGAGATGTGACTCGCCGGAACCGACGAGGACATCTTCCCGCCCGTCAGCCCGGTCATGAACCGGTGGTAGACCGAGGAGGGGTGGACGAAGCCGTAGCCGCCGTGGTCGACTTCCACCTCGCGGGCGAGTTCGTCGGCGTCGGCGAACGACAGGTCGAAGGCGTCGATGTGCTCGTCGTAGCGGCGTTTCTCGCCGTCGATTGCCTCCACGAGGGCGTCGAACGCCGCGTCGGTGGCGTTGGCGTCGAGGAAGCGGACGCGCCGGCGGAGGGGTTCCATCCCGGCGTTCGTCAGTTTCTCGACGGCGCTCTCGCGGACGTCCTCGGCGACGACGACGCCGAGTGCGTCGAGGTTCGCCTCCGAGAGCCACTCGCCCGCCTCCTCACAGCGCGGCGTCTCGGGGTCCTCGGCGAACGCCTCGCGGTCCTCGTAGGCGGCGGCGACGAGCGAGCGTTCGGCGTCCGTCAGTTCGAAACTCGCGTACGCCTCGGTCACCTTGAAGAAGCGCATCCGGTCCGACAGGTCGCGGGCGAGGCGGACGTGCGGGTCCTGGTCGGGGCCGACGGGGATGACCGTCGGTTTCGGCTCGTCCAGTTGGGGGTAGAGGATGTCCGCCATCTGCGTGACGACCGACTGCACGTGCGAGACGTTCGTACTGCCGTCGAAGCCGTAGATGGCCTCGAACTCCGAGTAGTTCGCCTTCGACCCGAGTTCGAAGGCGAGGTCCTGCAGTTCGCGGTTGTCGGACTGCCGGTAGAGTTCGCCCTCCTCGGGGTCGAATCCGAGTGCGAGCAGCGACAGCAGGTAGTCGCGCGCGTGTTCGTCTATCTCCTCCCACGTCATGCCGCGCGCGGAGTGGGCCTCCAGGTCGGCGATGAGACCGTACGCGTCGCCGCCCTGCTGCTGATGCCAGATTATCTCGTCGAAGACGAGTTTGTGGCCGATGTGGGGATCGCCGGTCGGCATGAACCCCGAGAGGACCGCGAACGGGTCGCCGTCGCGCATCGCCTCGGCGACGGGCCGGTAGTCGCGGTGGCCGAAGATGACGCCGCGGCGCATCAGGTAGTGCGGGTCCGGAATCTCCGGGAGCACCTCGTCGAACTCCTCGATGCCGAACTCCTCGAACAGTTTGCGGTAGTCCGAGATTGTCGAGGAACCCCACGGGTCCAAGGCCACGTCGTCAGCTCCTTCCGCCGAGGTACCCCCGTCCGTGCGGGGGTCCTCGCGTCCCGACGCGTCCGTCTCGGTGTCGTGGTCTCGTGTCATGGGGTGAGTCGGGCTACCGAAAGCCAGTCTATTCCACCGTTGGCGTCGGTGAGCGCAAAAACCATTCGTTTCCGCACCCCGCCGGAGAGCCGCACGTCCAAGGAGAGGTCGCGGGGCAGGAACGCGTGGTCGGGCGCGACGACGCGCACGAGGTCCGCGGAGTGGCTCAGGTCCGACACCGTCTCGAAGTCGGTGTAGACGCGGAAGTCCGCGCCGAACTTGAACCCGCTCTTGGGGACGGCGCCGGCGTCTCTGAGCGCCGCGTAGGCGTGGAGGCGGCGGTCGAATCGGCCGCCCTCCACGTCGCGGGCGAGCGCAACCACCTCGTCGGCCGCCACGTCGATGACGCCGCGGCGCGCGAGGTACGCGCCCTCGACGAGCGACAGTTGGAGCGGACCCTCCTCGGCGTTGCGGCCGAACAGTCGCTGCCCGTAGAAGCCGTGTTCGTACACCTCGTCGGGCGACTCGTAGCAGACCACCCGGTCGAGCAACAGGTCGGCGTCGAGTCCCGCCGGCGGAGCGTAGTCGTCGGTGCCGCTCACGTCCGGGTCGGCGTCGGTGTCGAAGTACGTCAGGTCGCCGTCCTCGTCGACGATGGCGAGGACGACGTCGCCGAGAGAGGCGGCGGCGACGGGTTCCCGTTCGCCGGTGAGGCGGACGCGGTACTCCACGTCGCCGTCCGTCGGTCCCTTCCCGCGCGGGTAGACGACGAAGTCGACGCCGTCGGCGTCCTCGACGCCCGGCCAGTCCTCGCGCGCGGGCGAGAGGTAGAATCCCCTGTCCCTGAGGTCCTTGTAGACGACGAACTCCAGCACCGCGCCGGTCCGAACCAGGAACTCGCGGAAGTCCATCCCGTCGATGTCGTCGAGGTCACCGCGCGAGAGCAGGTGCGCCGCCTCGACCGGCGCGAGTTCGAGGCGGTTGCCGTCCAGCGGCCGGCCGTAGCCCCGAGCGTCGTAGAACCGCTGACGCGCGTCGTCCCCGACCCGAACGACGCCGTCGTGCAGTGTCGCGTCCATGTTGAGGAACGCGCCCGGCGTGGACATAGGGGCTACGATGCGGTGGCGTGGGTGCGAGAACGGACCGCGGAAGCTCCGGCACGGCGGGCCAGCGGACGGGGGCAGTTCTATCCCCGCGACGACCCATACAGCGGTATGGAAGACCACCGGGCGACGTTCGAAATCGACTCGAAGACCGACGCGCACGCCGTCGAACGACTGCTGGACCGCCTGTACGATTCGGTTCGAGAGGAGTCGCGGACGGTTCGCATGAACACGGAGGACTCGACGGCGACGCTGGCCGAGTTCGAGAGCGTCCGCGAGGCCGCCCGCCGTCCTCGGCCCGGCAGGCTGACCGTGGTCCTCGAACAGCGAGACGAACCGTTCGAGACGACCGACTGACCGGAACGACGCCGTACTCGGCCGCCCGCTCAGGCCGACCGACGGACGGCGAACACGCCCGTGAGGGGTGCGCTCGAACGCTCACCCGCCGAACGCCTCGCACGTCCCGTCGAGGCACCGCCGCCCGCGGGCCGTCTCGAACACGGGGAGTCCGCAGTCGCAGTCGGCGACGACGACGCCGGCGGGAATCGCGAACGCCGCCTCGCAGTCCGGGTACGCCGAACACCCGGCGAGGAGGCGGCCGCCGCGGCGGACGACGGAGAGGGGGGACTCGCAGTCCGGGCAGGTCCACTCGCCGTCGAACCGGTCGCGGACGGCGTCGTCCAGCGACTCGCAGGCGCGGTCCACGCAGAGTTCGAAGGCGGCGCCGCACTCGGCGCGCATCCTCGGCAGGCCGCAGTCCTCGCACGTCTCCTCCAGCACCGTCGCCCCCGCGGGGAGTTTGTACGTCGCGTCGGAGTCGAGTCCGACGACGGCGCCGCCGACGCGGACGAGTGGTTCGCCCGTCCGCGGGTGCGACCCGACGGGGACGCCCGCCTCGGTGGCCGGGTACTCCGCCCGTCCGCTCGACTCGTGACTCCGGACGCGGAGCACCTGGTCGCCCGCGCGGGCGACGAGTCCGAACCCGGCGTCGTCCGTCTCGACCGTGAGCGAGTCGGGGCGGGTCAGCCACGACACGGGCTGGTAGCCGTCCGCGTCGTGGACGAGGACGGTGCGGTCGGGTTTCACGACGACCACGACGCGTCCGCGCTGGGTACGGGCGCGCGAACCCTCGAACGTGGTCGTGCAGTCGCCGGCGAAGACGCGAATCGTCTCTGGCATGGGGTCGCTGGCCGCGCCCTGCGATAAAAACCGTCTCACGAAGACCTTTGAGTGATAGCGCCCCTTGAGGGAGGCATGGACGTCCCCGACGACGCGGTGTTGTTCGACATGGACGGCGTGTTGGTCGACTCAGAGACGTACTGGCACCGGTTCGAGGACGACTGGGTGTACGCGGAGGCCATCGAGTCCGGCGACCCCTCCCACGAGGAGGTGACGGGCATGAACTACCGCGAGATTCACGACTACCTCACCGCGGAGTACGGCACCACGGTGACCAAAGAGGAGTTCGTGGCGGCGTACGACGACCGCGCGCAGTCGCTGTACGGCGAGCAGGTCGAGTTGATGGACGGGGCGAACGACCTGTTCGACGCCATCCGCGCGGCCGGGCGGAAACTCGGCATCGTCTCCTCGGCGCCGCAGGCGTGGATCGGAATCGTCCGCGACCGGTTCGGGCTGGACCCCCTCGACCTGATTCTCAGCGCGGACGACATCGACGACCCGGGCAAGCCGGAACCGCACATCTACGAACACGCCGCGGCCGAACTCGGCCTCTCGCCGGGCGATTGCGTCGTCGTCGAGGACTCCGTCCACGGCGTCGAGGCGGCCGCCCGGTCCGGCGCGTTCACCGTCGCCTACCGCTCGACGCACAACGCCGAGTTGGACCTCTCGCGGGCGGACGTGGTGGTCGACGGTCCCGAGGAACTGCGTCGGACACTCCTCGACTGAGCGAGCGAGTGCGGTCGAGAACCGACGAGAGGCGACGAGAGCGCTCACTCCGATGCAGACGAGAGCCCGTAGCCGAGGCCAACCCCCCCGTTTCGCGTCGAGTAAACCCGGTGTTAGTTGCGAACGAGTCCGAGAGCGGTGTCAGTCCACGCGCACGGTGCGCGTCTCCGTGACCGGGTGGAGGGGGTCGTCCGGGAACGTCACCTCGACGCGGTAGGTCACCTCGTCGGCGGGCGCGCCGAAGACGCCGACGTGGACGCTCGTCTCGTCCGAGAGGTAGGTCCGCTTCGTCGTCATCTCCGCCTCGTTGTCCCCCGCGACGGCGGTCACGCGGACGCCCACGGCCGCGCCGCCCGCGCGGTTGCGGACGCGGACCTCGCACATCTGGTTCTCCCCCGTCGCGATGCTGTCGGGGAAGTCCCCCCAGACGATGTCGACGTCCGGGTGGGCGCGGGCGTTCTGCACCACCTGTCGCGCCACGCCGTCCGAGAGGCCCGCCCGCGTCAGTTCGGCGGTGCCGGCCTCGACCACGTCCCGCGGCGACCGGAGGCCGCCGGTGGCGAGTTTGCTCGCGCGGTTCGGCCCGATGCCGTCCACCGCGGTGAGGGCGACGGCGTCGCGGGAGACGCCGTGTTCGACCCGCGCCTCGACGCGGCGGGCGAGGTTCGCCGCGCGCGGCCCGGCGAAGGCGTCGAGGAACTCCCGGAGCGCCGAGAGCAGTCGGAGCGCGTTCTGCCGGATTATCCACGCGTCCGAGCGCAGGTCCGAGGGCGTGCTGTTCGACATCCCGGCGTGGAGGATGGCCAGCACCTTCCGCGGGCCGTCCTCCAGCGTCGTCTGGACGCCCGTGAGGACCGAGTCGACGGCGTCCACCTCCGACTGCCGGGCGGACACGTCGTGGAACTCCGCCGCTCCGGCGACCGCCTCCAGAATCGAGTCGTCGGTGATGGTGTCTCGCTCCGTGAGCGAGGCGAACCGGCGGGCGGTGTCGAGCCTGAGGTAGTACTTCGAGGCGAGGCGGCCGAGGCGCGTCGCCTCGATGGAGAGGTCCTCGCCCATCTCGACGAACCCGCGGGCGACGAGGGTTTCGAGCGTCTCGCGCACCCGGTCGCGGAGGCCGTCGAAGTCGTACCGGTCGGGCTTCGAGCGCGCGCGCTGGTAGTAGAACGTCGTCCGCAACCACGACATCACGTCCTCTAAGTCGCCGATGGTGCCCATCGCTATCTCGGCGTTGAGGTGGGAGTCGAGGTCCTCGGCGAGGCGGGACTCTATCTCCTTGCCCTCGCGGAGGAGTCGCCGGTACTTGTCGGCGTCCGAGCGGTCGCAGACGACCCAGCCGTACCCCACGTCGTCGTAGCCGGGGCGGCCCGCGCGCCCGAGCATCTGGAGGATGTCCAGCGGCGAGATGTCCACCTCGCCCTCCAGCGGGTCGTGGTACTTCGTGTCGCGGATGACGACGCACCGCGCGGGGAGGTTGACGCCCCACGCCAGCGTCGAGGTGGAGAACAGGAGCTGAATCTTCCCCTGCTTGAACCACTCCTCGACCCTGTCGCGGTCGTCTTTCGCCAGTCCGGCGTGGTGGAAGCCGACGCCGTCGGGGACCGCCTTCCGCAACGAGTCGTTGCTGAGTTCCTTGGCCTCGTTGTGGAAGTCGTAGTCGCCGCGCGCGCCGATGGGGATGTCCCGCTTGCCGATTTCGTCGCGGGCCTTGCCGGCGGCGCGGACGGTGTCCTGTCTGGAGGAGACGAAGACGAGGGCCTGCCCGCCGTCGCGGATGTGTTCCTCCGAGAGGTCGAGCGCGCGGTAGAGCCGCCGGTACTTGTCCGCGAAGGAGTTCTCGCCGTGCGAGTACGTCTTCACGCCGGCGTGCAGGTCCACCGGGCGGTAGTCGTCGCCGAACTCGAACGTCGTCTCCGGCGGCGCGTCCAGCCAGTTGGCCACGTCCTCGATGTTCGGCATCGTCGCCGACAGGGCGACGACGCGCGGGTCGCAGATGCGGCGCAGGCGGGAGACGGTGACCTCGAGGACGCCGCCGCGGGTGTCCGAGTCGAGGAGGTGGACTTCGTCGATGACGCAGCAGTCCACGTCGGTGATGAACGAGTAGCGCGCGGACTCGTGCTTCCTGGTGGCGGAGTCCGTCTTCTCGGGCGTCA from the Halogeometricum rufum genome contains:
- a CDS encoding amphi-Trp domain-containing protein, producing MVSKTLNAEKLTREEAASRLRALADAIESGGDADVSVGNKRIRLSPRSSLAYEIGVRERSSILRGSRESITVTMDWKAASGRRSE
- a CDS encoding HAD family hydrolase, whose product is MDVPDDAVLFDMDGVLVDSETYWHRFEDDWVYAEAIESGDPSHEEVTGMNYREIHDYLTAEYGTTVTKEEFVAAYDDRAQSLYGEQVELMDGANDLFDAIRAAGRKLGIVSSAPQAWIGIVRDRFGLDPLDLILSADDIDDPGKPEPHIYEHAAAELGLSPGDCVVVEDSVHGVEAAARSGAFTVAYRSTHNAELDLSRADVVVDGPEELRRTLLD
- a CDS encoding ornithine cyclodeaminase family protein, with amino-acid sequence MTDVRVLSDERVASLLSLPDLLPEIERAFVKQGRGEVERPPRPHYSVGAETPGTALTMPAYVHGDPTYATKLAAVHESNAEKGLPTVNAQIAVTDAETGLPLAYLAGTRVTNARTGCIGGLAARELADAPVRLGVFGAGAQARWQTRAVAAATDLERVRIYSPSDSREACAADLRARLPDVDVSAVDSPDEVLAGSNVVVTATTSTEPVFDGDRLETGTLVVAVGAFTPEMRELDGVTVRRASRLFADVPEEAVETGDFAEAGVEATDLTPFSDVFEAGTGRENDGEIVVVESVGSAVLDAVTAGHLYEAAEEADAGTVVEL
- a CDS encoding NAD(P)/FAD-dependent oxidoreductase; amino-acid sequence: MHVVIVGGGVVGLSSAHALAERGADVTLCEAGTLGGGSTGRAAGGIRMQFSTPVNVDLSVASVPVWESFEERFGVDIDYRRNGYLFLAREASTAADFESNVEMQTARGVPSRLLSPAEATEVCPELRADEFVAATYCPDDGVADPHSAVQGYSRAVDEAGVDVRTKTPVTGLDREGDGWRVETPAETFAADAVVNAAGAWARRVGRLADVALPVAPRRRQAAVVEPERLLPESVPLTIDLDRGAYFRPEREGTALVGGHFADEDPDVDPDDFSESPDLAWTAEAVERAADVARYFGPETRVRNGWAGLYAVTPDHHAVVDEVAPGFVVAAGFSGHGFQHAPATGRCVAELCLDGAASHVDVSALSLDRFEADDEGLVEQNVA
- a CDS encoding DEAD/DEAH box helicase, giving the protein MKVESVVPEFADAFGFDEFNRMQREAAPAILDRDDNVVAAAPTASGKTALAELAICRALRNGGTALFIAPLRALTNEKESEWERFESLGYSVYVVTGERDLNPRRAERADILVMTPEKTDSATRKHESARYSFITDVDCCVIDEVHLLDSDTRGGVLEVTVSRLRRICDPRVVALSATMPNIEDVANWLDAPPETTFEFGDDYRPVDLHAGVKTYSHGENSFADKYRRLYRALDLSEEHIRDGGQALVFVSSRQDTVRAAGKARDEIGKRDIPIGARGDYDFHNEAKELSNDSLRKAVPDGVGFHHAGLAKDDRDRVEEWFKQGKIQLLFSTSTLAWGVNLPARCVVIRDTKYHDPLEGEVDISPLDILQMLGRAGRPGYDDVGYGWVVCDRSDADKYRRLLREGKEIESRLAEDLDSHLNAEIAMGTIGDLEDVMSWLRTTFYYQRARSKPDRYDFDGLRDRVRETLETLVARGFVEMGEDLSIEATRLGRLASKYYLRLDTARRFASLTERDTITDDSILEAVAGAAEFHDVSARQSEVDAVDSVLTGVQTTLEDGPRKVLAILHAGMSNSTPSDLRSDAWIIRQNALRLLSALREFLDAFAGPRAANLARRVEARVEHGVSRDAVALTAVDGIGPNRASKLATGGLRSPRDVVEAGTAELTRAGLSDGVARQVVQNARAHPDVDIVWGDFPDSIATGENQMCEVRVRNRAGGAAVGVRVTAVAGDNEAEMTTKRTYLSDETSVHVGVFGAPADEVTYRVEVTFPDDPLHPVTETRTVRVD
- a CDS encoding tryptophan--tRNA ligase → MTRDHDTETDASGREDPRTDGGTSAEGADDVALDPWGSSTISDYRKLFEEFGIEEFDEVLPEIPDPHYLMRRGVIFGHRDYRPVAEAMRDGDPFAVLSGFMPTGDPHIGHKLVFDEIIWHQQQGGDAYGLIADLEAHSARGMTWEEIDEHARDYLLSLLALGFDPEEGELYRQSDNRELQDLAFELGSKANYSEFEAIYGFDGSTNVSHVQSVVTQMADILYPQLDEPKPTVIPVGPDQDPHVRLARDLSDRMRFFKVTEAYASFELTDAERSLVAAAYEDREAFAEDPETPRCEEAGEWLSEANLDALGVVVAEDVRESAVEKLTNAGMEPLRRRVRFLDANATDAAFDALVEAIDGEKRRYDEHIDAFDLSFADADELAREVEVDHGGYGFVHPSSVYHRFMTGLTGGKMSSSVPASHISLLDDPEEGYDKVKSATTGGRETAEKQRELGGEADKCPVYELYAYLLAGDDDEFAKEVYDECVGGERLCGGCKEQAAELMREFLADHQEKRAEMEELLDELDISTESGRRGVAPGDD
- a CDS encoding Sjogren's syndrome/scleroderma autoantigen 1 family protein, with product MPETIRVFAGDCTTTFEGSRARTQRGRVVVVVKPDRTVLVHDADGYQPVSWLTRPDSLTVETDDAGFGLVARAGDQVLRVRSHESSGRAEYPATEAGVPVGSHPRTGEPLVRVGGAVVGLDSDATYKLPAGATVLEETCEDCGLPRMRAECGAAFELCVDRACESLDDAVRDRFDGEWTCPDCESPLSVVRRGGRLLAGCSAYPDCEAAFAIPAGVVVADCDCGLPVFETARGRRCLDGTCEAFGG
- the endA gene encoding tRNA-intron lyase, yielding MDATLHDGVVRVGDDARQRFYDARGYGRPLDGNRLELAPVEAAHLLSRGDLDDIDGMDFREFLVRTGAVLEFVVYKDLRDRGFYLSPAREDWPGVEDADGVDFVVYPRGKGPTDGDVEYRVRLTGEREPVAAASLGDVVLAIVDEDGDLTYFDTDADPDVSGTDDYAPPAGLDADLLLDRVVCYESPDEVYEHGFYGQRLFGRNAEEGPLQLSLVEGAYLARRGVIDVAADEVVALARDVEGGRFDRRLHAYAALRDAGAVPKSGFKFGADFRVYTDFETVSDLSHSADLVRVVAPDHAFLPRDLSLDVRLSGGVRKRMVFALTDANGGIDWLSVARLTP